ATCGATGAGGCCATGCCCTGTCAGTGCGAGCACAACCGCGACGGCCGACACCACGGCGCACCTCGTAGCTCGCGTCTGCGGTCGGTGAGCCGTCGGCGCGTGCGAGAGCGCTGCGTCGACGACCATCATCACAGGTCCACCGAGGCAGACTTGCCGGATGCAGATCAGGGATTACCGACGGTACCTGGCGGCCGTAAACGCCCGAAACTGGAACGTGGCCGCAGAGCACGTCGCGCACGAGGTCAGCGTCAACGGCGAGCTGATCGACGGTGCCACCTACGTTGGCAACCTGCGCCGTCTGGCCGCCACACATCCCGACCATCGCTGGGAGATCACCGACTTGCTGTGCAACGGTGATCGCCTCGCTGCACGACTGACCACCACCTGCTCGGAGGGGCAAGGCTTCGAACTCGCGCACTACCGGTGGGCCAACCGGCGGATCGTCGAGGTGTGGACCATCGGCACGGAGCCGGTTGTGCAACCTCACGAGCATGTCATCGGCGAGGGCGAATAGGGATACGGTTCGGCTGGGCGCCACGACAGAGACGACTCTGGCGAAGCGCGGCCGCCTGTAGGGTCAGGGCACTCGGTTCCGGCCCGAAGGAAGGCGCCGCAAGCTCACCTTTCGAGGGAGCGGGTCATGATCAGGAATACGGGACCAGCGAGGGTCTGGACCACCGCGGCTGCAGAACGGGCGAAGCCGGTGTCGACAGCCGACTTGGGAATCCGCGATTCGGGATCTGGGCGTACGCGGTCCTGACCGCGATATACCCCACGCCGTGCCCGCGACTCGGCCTTGGCGTCCACCCGTCGGACGACGGTGCCGGCGGCAGCGAGTGAGGCTGTCGGTGCCTCGGATGAACGCGCGCCGCACCGCGGAGGAGTGCGCGGGGCCCGCTGGTCTCGCCGGCCTCAGCTGCTTGGGGAGTGCGTCAAGTACACGGTGAACTCCTCACCCGGCTCACCCTCTGCGGCGGTGTCCGACGGCTCCACGCTCCGGACGGTCAGGCCTGCCCGCGAGGCGAGCGCGGTGATTGTCTGCCGCGTCTGCCAGTGGATCACCCACTCGCGGTCAGCGCGCTGGGGTGGACCCGACCGGGGCACACGTTCGTAGGTCACCGTGGTGCGGCGGGTTCGAGCGTTCTGGTTGTAGTCCTCCGACACCGGCGTGTAGCGCAGCAGGTCACCGCGGTGATCGATAGTCTCGCGCGCCACGCCAAACTGCTCCCGGGGCGTCGGGCCGGCGACCCACAGCGGCACCATGATCGTGCCGTCGGTGGCGAGGTGGCGGCGGAAGGACTTGAGGGCTCGCAGGGCCGCGTCGTCGTGCGGTAGCAGCTCGAAGGTGGGCCCGGCCAGGTATACCGACCGGTAGGACCGTCCGAGGTCCATCTCTTCCATCCGCGCGACGTGAAGCCGGACGTCCAGCCCTTGCGTGCCCGCCGCCAGTCGCGCCTGCTCGATCATGTCGGGTGAGGAGTCGACGCCGTCGACATCGAGTCCCTCGCTGACCAGCTGGAGCATCGGTTGACCGGCACCGCAGCCGACTTCGAGGGCCGGTTCACCGTGCGACCGGACGAAGTCCGCGTATCGACTCGGATCGAATGTCTCAGCCTTCAACGCCGAGTACACCTCCGCGACCAGTCCAGTGTAGAAGCTCGCAGGATCACTCATGAAGCCTCCTGGGGACCTGTAGGGGCGCTCACTGCCCCGCGGTGCGCTGTGATGACGGTGTCCACGGCGTCAGACCGAGGAGACGTAGTTCGTGAGCGCGGTAACGAGGTCGTCGACGCGGGTGTGGGTCCACTGCACGCCGGGGTCGGGTTCGATGTAGGCCAGGACCGTTGAGGCGACCATGTATACAGCCGAGTCCCATTGCGCCGGCTGTGTGCTGCCGAAAGCGCGCATGGGGCGTGGGGTGTCGGTGGCATTTTCTCCCAGGGTCAGTCGGGTGAGCAGGCCGGACATGGTGGCGCCGGCTGCTCGGCTCATCAGCTCGAAGCCGTCCGGTCCGGCCAGTGGAGCGACGAGCCGGTAGCCGAGCAGACCGGTGAACTGCGCGTACGCACGCGCCCGAGCATCCGTCACCCGACGTTCCGCACTGGCGAGGGCGGCGGTGACCTCATCGCGCACCTGCGGGTCGGTGATGCCCTGATGACTGGCCAGCAGGACGGTGAACGTGCGCCACTGCGGTGAGGTGCTGACAACCCGGTAGTCCGCGCCGATGGACACCCGCAGCAGCTCGACGACGAGGTCGCGGTGCCCCTCCGGAGACCCCAGGCGCGCAGCGTGTTCGAGGACGACGTCCGCCGCCGGCCCGACGATGCTGGCCTCGGGGGCAGGGAGCGTGGTGCCGCCGGCCAGCTCCAGCAGGACATCGCCGTAGAAGTGATCGCGTTTGGGCCAGCGCCGGTAGGCGGACGTGCGTGAGACTCCCGCCTGCCGGACTACCTCGTCGAACGGGATCGACTCCAGCCCGGTCGAGATGCCCTGCTCGTGCACGAGCGCGACTGCGGCGTCGAGCATGCGCCGCTCCGTCTCCCGGTCACTCATCCGCGTTCCAGCCATGAAGCAAGTCTAGCTCTTCGAGTACCGACAGTGGTACTCTGAGTACCGTCAAAGACATTGAGAGTACGAATGGATGGTGGGCACGTGGAGGTTCTACTGGTCGTCGAATCGTGGTTCGGCAACACTCGGACGATCGCGGATGCGATCGCGCAGGGCCTGTCGCAGCAGGGCGGACGCGTGCAGATGCTCAACGTCGAGGACGCGCTCGCCGAGGTGCCCGCAGGCGTCGACCTGGTGGTTCTCGGAGCGCCCACGCACAACCGGGGCCTGTCCACGACTGCGACCCGGCAGAAGGCCATCGCGGCCGGAGCCAAGCACGGTGCGACCGGTGCGCAGGAATGGGTCGACACCGTGCAGCTGCGGGACGGGGTGAAGGTCGCGGTCTTCGACACGGTCACCAGCAAGAGCTGGTTCAGCGGCTCGGCGGCCAAGGCCGCCGCCCGAACCCTCGCCCGCCGAGGACTGGCTGCCGCTGCCGAGACCAAGAGCTTCACGGTCAGAGGGCTCAAAGGCCCCCTGCGTCCAGGACAGGTCAACGCCGCCCAGAGCTGGGGCCAGCACCTCGCCCGCCAATAGACCCAAGCGTCCAGACTCACGAAGAAGCGAAACTCGCCATGATCACGCCTCCGACCGCACCGCCCCTGTCGAGCGGTCTACCGCATGCCGCTCCCTTGACCAACGCCGACGGCCGCCCCCTACGGGATTGAGGAGCCTCCACCGTGCCCAGCCACATCGCGGTCGTCTACCTGACCATCGCCCTGGTGCCCCTCGCCAGCATCCTCACCTGCGTCTACGCGCTGTCGACGAGAAGCCGGGCGCGAATGCGCCTGCCGACCATCCTCGCCAACGTCGCCGCCGTCACCGCGGTCATCTGGGCATCCAGCGAAGGGCCAGCGCTCCTGGAACACGTGGAGCAGACAGCGACATCGGCGGAAGCAGCCGCAGCGAACGAGCACGCGCTGGGCAGCGCGAACCTCTTCTACGCCACCGGGGCCATGCTTACCCTCGTCCTGATCACCGTGTGGTGGGTCCTCCGCCCCGGCCGAGAGCCATCGGTCCTCTCACGGATCGCTTCGACCTTGCTGGTCATCGCCGCTGGCGCGTCCCTGATCACCCTCGCTCTCGTGGCTCAGGCCGGCGCCACTGCCGTCTGGACCGCCGCGTGAGCCCCATCCGGTTCGACTCCACAGCCACGGACGGCACCACGATCAGCACGCCATCCACCCCGACGACTGCCCGGAGTCGCGGCACCAGCTTGCACGCCGAGTTCTCACGCACACCTGAAAGGAAGCGCCACCCATGCCCAATCCCGTCACGTTCGTCAACATCATCGACGTCGAACCAGAACAGCAGCAGGCCGTCATCGACATCCTCAAAGAGGGCAGCGAGAAGGTCATCTCCCACCGGCCCGGCTTCATCTCCGTCACGATCATCGCCAGCGCCGACCAACGGCGGGTCATCAACATCGCGCGATGGCACAGCGCAGACGACGTGCGAGCGACCCAAGCCGACCCTGCCGCAGCCGAATACGCCCAGCGCACCGCCGCGATCGCTCAGGCACACCCCGGTCTCTATGCGACCGTCGCGGAGTACACCGCCCGCGCGTGACCAAACCAGGGAAGACCTCGAGCGGTGACCAGCTAAACCAGCGACGCCACGATGTCAGGCGAGCGGAACCGACGCGGAGGACCTGACAGCACCGGTACTCCCGAGTTCTCACCCATCCTCGCCCGCAGCAGGACGATGTACGCGCCTGTGGCGCCCGTCGCCTTCGACTGCGTCCAGTTGGTGTTCGTCCGCGCCGGCTCTGCGATCACCTTCAGCGAGTTCGGCGCTCATCCGGTCAGAGTCGGCGACGTCGTCGCCCTGGCTGCGAACACGCTTTGCGGGAGCGAACTTGAAGGGTCATTCACCGTCACCACGCTCTACCTCGACGGCGACTACATCGTCGACCAGGTGTTCTGGCAGAACGCCGCAGTGCTGGCCGACCGACTCGACGCCCGAGACTTCGCCGACGAGCTGTACTGCGAGGCGGCACAGATCCTGCACCTGGGTGAGAACCGAGTCGGCATGCTCAGCCCGTGGCTCGACGAGCTAGTTGTACTGACCGGGGACGTTGATCAATCGTGAGAAGGGCGGCTGGCCTCCGCAGGCGGTGTGTGGTCGGTGCTGGTTGTACTCGTGGAGCCAGTCGGCGAGGGCATCGCGGCGTTCGTTCTCGCTCGTGTAGCAGCGCGCATACGCCCAGCCGTCGGCCATGGTGCGGTGGAATCGCTCGGCCTTGCCGTTGGTCTGTGGGCGGTATGGCCGCGTTCGCTTCGGAGTGATCGATAGAGCCTCGCACGTGTCTCGCCACAGGTGAGAACGGTACGCACCACCGTTATCGGACAAGATGCGCTCAATAGCGACCCCTCGGTCGGCGAACCACTCGACCGCTCGATGCAGGACTCCGACGGCGGTGACAGCGGATTCGTCGTTGTGAACCTCGGTGTAGGCGACGCGCGAGTGGTCATCGATGATGGTGTGCACGAACGCATACCCGAGCTTGGGGTTGCGCCACTTGTTCTTCGGCTTGCCGGGAGTGACGGCACGATTCCTCGATCCTTGACGTCGCCCGACGTATCGCCAGCCCCCACCGTCGGGGATGTTCCCGAGCTTCTCCACGTGCACGAGCGAGCCAGGGTGGTCGTGTTCGTATCGGCGGATCGGCTCGCCGGTGGCAAGGTCGACGTAGGAAAGTCGATTCATGCGCGCGGTCGTAAGGATGCGGTGGACCGTGGCCGGGGCGATGCCGAGTCGGGCTGCGAGTTGAACAGGCCCTTCCCTCAGGCGCATTCGTAGGCTCACGCACCGTTTTGTCGTCTTCTTGCTCGTCTTGTTCGGCGAAGATTTCGGCCGTGACGACCGGTCCTGCATCGGCTCGCCAGCAAGGTAGCGGTCGACCCACCGCTTCACGGTCAGCCACGACACCTGGAAGCGGGCAGCGACTTCGCTGATCGGCCATCCTTCCTCGATGACGAGGCGTGCGACTCGTAGACGATGACGTGGGGTCAGCGCGGCATTGCGATGCCTCAAAGTGCCTCCTGAGATAGATCGGTGGCCGGCCGCGTTTGCGACCGGCCACCGGATGATGGAGTTGGAGTAGAGATCTCTACTCGGCGCCTTGCGCTGCATGGAAGGTGAGTGCTGGCTCGAGCCAGGACTCGAGCCCAGGTCCCTGGAGTGCGGCCTGCTCGACGCAGATCCAGCCGTCACCCATGGGGCGGTCTGCGCCCATGAGCGCAGGGTGAGCACCAGGGCGGGCGAGTAGGTCTTCTGCGTCAGTGGGGTCGATGCGTAGCAGGAGTGTCCCTTCCCGACGAGCGGCGACGACCATCCGGTCCTCGACCATGAACGACACTCCCCCGAACATCGACACCTCACGAGGGTTGCGAGCTCTTAGCGCGTCACGAACTCGCTCGACCAGGTCCTTCTGTGCTGTCATCGTCCACCCTTCTCGATGTACTCGGGGCCGCTGTAGTGAAGGTTCAAGGACGCGATGCGTCCGCCGTCGAAGGTGAAGAACTCCGCGAAGGTCATGGGACCGCCGGGCATGGTCGCCGTATAGAGCACGGCGGAGCCGTTAGGGCCGTGCACGTCGTGGATGATCTCGATCTGCTTGACCGTCGCAATGAAACCGGCAACCCCGCCCAGGAAGCCATCGGTGGCGTCGGGGAGGTGTCCAGCGAGGGAGCCCGTGAAGTCGAGGTGGTCACCCAGCAGAGGCCGTAGGTCAGCCCCATCCTGGTAACTGTCGATGCCGGACTCGAGGATCCGGTAATAGTCCTTGAGGGTCTGAGGTGAGGCAGAAGACAGGGTGGCGGGCATGGCTCTCCTTGGTGTGAAAATGGTGCTTGATACTTTCAAGCAGGCACTTGATAAAGTCAAGGGGGTTCAGGTGAAGTCCTACGGACAGCTCTGCTCGATCGCTCGCGCCCTGGATGTCGTCGGTGACCGGTGGACTCTCCTGATCGTGCGTGAGCTGCTGATCGGGGGCGCATTGCGCTTTGGCGAAGTCCAGCGCGGCCTGCCTGGCGTCGCGACAAACCTGCTCACCCAGCGTCTGCGGGACCTCGAGACCAACGGTGTCGTCGCCCGCGAGCCCGCCCCAGGAACCCCGGGCACGCCAACGTATCGGCTTACCGAGCGTGGCCGGGCCCTGGACGGAGTGCTGCGCGAGCTTCTGAAGTGGGGTGCACCGACGGTTCCAGACGCGCCGAGTGATGCGATCTTCCAGATGCACTGGCTCAGCCAACCGGCACGCTTCCTCCTCGCGGATCACAGACCGGACGAGCCACCGATCCTGATCCGGTTCGGCACCTTCGACGACGGCTTCGACCTCACCGCCGCCGACGGGACCATCACGGTGGACCCTTGCCAGCGCGATGTCAGCCCCCTGGCGGGTGTTACAGGCCCCGGGCCGGTACTGGTTGCCCTCCTACAAGGCGCAATGCCTCTGCCCGCCGCTATCGCGCAGGGCGTGGATGTCACCGGCGATGCCGCGGCCCTGACGCGAGTTCTACCAGCACCGCAAGCGTCGACTAACGTCCCCGGTCAGTACAACTAGCTGTCGATTTCAGAGGCCCGAGATTGGAGTAGCGATGGGGAAGGCACGAGCCGCGAAAGCCGCGCGGAAAGTGGCACGCGATCGACTCGCCGGTGCAGAGTTCTGGCACGGCGGGATCGGGGGGCTCGCGGTCGGAGATGAGATCCTCCCACCCACCGCCCAGGCCGCCGGTGCGCCAGGTCACAGCGCCCTGTACATGGACGAGGCACGAGCCGATCGGGTGTACTTCACCACGGATCGAGAACTCGCCCGAGTGTTCGCGTCGATCGCGCTCAGATGCCGAGGGGCCGGTGCGCTCTACCGCGTGCAGCCGATCGGGAACGTGGACACCGATCCCGACTTCCCGGCCGTCGGGCTCCACGCCCGGCGGGCGCTGATCCTGGACGTCGAAGAGTTGACTTCTCCGCTGAGCTCGGAGGAGGAGCGGCGCCGCGAAGCACCATACGTGACGTGGGATGACGGCCGGCCGATCTACGACGCTAACGGCCGCATCCAGATCACCTGGCAGATGGAACAATACGGCCTCACCCAGTCGGATCTCGACCGACAGCTACCCGCCTGGATACACCCCAACGACGCCGCCGACCGGGTGGCCGCTCTGCTCGGGACACGTCATGCCTGAGTCATCGAAGCGCGCGAACATCGACCGCCTGTGGCCTCTCCTGCTGCAGAGATCGGAGCAGTGATGCCAGGCGAATCGTGGCCGCTGCTCCTGGTTGCAGCGATCATCCTCGGCGCAGCGGCATGGCTCCTGCTGCGTGCCCAGCAGTCTCCATCGCTACCCACCAACATCGGCGGCATACGGATCGAAGTGATCGCGCCGGTGCTGTCGGAGGATCGTGTGCTGGAGCAGGTATGGGAGGTGCCCGTCGTGCTCACGAACAAGACCCGCCGGCCTCGGGCTGTGCCGGTGCTCGCACAGCGAGCTGAGGTTCGGACGAAGCGGGCGCGGTACATCGCCGAGCTGACGACGGAGGTCAGCTGGGAGCGTGAGGAGGATGGGGCGCGCCTAGAACTGAACCCGGCAGGCACCACGATCGGCAGTGTGTGGGTGGTTCTGCCGGCGGGGGAGCCCCCGCTGAGGTTACGCCTCCAGGAGCTCCAACCGAAGCAGCGCCGCCTGCTCGCCCGACTGACGTCGTGAGCCTCCCGGACCTGACGGGCACCCGCCCGCCGCGACTGCGAGATCGCGCACGAATGGGCGGGTGGGGTGTCGCCTGGTTGTTCGCTGCCGTGTTCCGGAAGCCGTCGCTGGGCGGGGTGTTCATCGCCACACTCCTCTGGGTTGTGGACCCCCTGAGAACCCTCAAACGTCAAACGCTCTGTGTGTGAAACGGTTCTATGCCGCGGGGTGACCGTGAGGCCACCCCCCCCCCGGGGTCTACCCCCTAGGGCGTGTTGATCAAGAGGTTCCGCTCCTCGGTGGGTGAGTCTTGAACGGTGACGCGACAGGAGATCTCTGACGAGGTGTGGGCCGTGATGGAGCCGTTGATGCCGACGGTGACCGGTCGGTCGCGGCCGTGGACGGATCACCGGCTCGCTATCGAGGGGATGGCGTGGAAGTACCGGACCGGTGCGCCGTGGCGTGACGTTCCGGAACGGTTCGGGAAGTGGAACTCGATCTACAAGCGGTTCAACCGGTGGGCCGGGGACGGCACCTGGCAGAAGCTGCTCACCGAGGTGCAGAAGCAGGCCGACGCCGCTGGGGAAATCGACTGGGTCGTCTCGATCGACTCCACGATCGCGCGCGTGCATCAGCACGGCGCGACCCTCGCCCGGGACACAGGGGGCTGTGCCGAATCACAAGAATCCGTGGTCCGAGCCGCCTGATCACGGGATCGGACGCTCCCGCGGCGGGCTGACGACCAAACTGCACCTGGTCTGCGACGGCCGCGGCCGGCCGCTGAGCATGATGATCACCGCCGGGAACATCAACGACACCACGATGATGAGCGCGGTGCTGGAGAACATCCGCGTTCCCCGCGACGGGAAGGGCCGCCCCCGCACCCGCCCCGACCGGGTGCTCGCCGACAAGGGGTACCCCTCAAGGGCGAACCGCGCCTGGCTCCGCGACCGGAGGATCGCGGCGACCATCCCCGAGCGGGACGACCAGATCGCGCACCGCCGCAAGAAGCCGGGCCGGCCGATCGCTTTCGGCGACAAGCAGAAGGAACGCTACAAGGGACGCAACGTCGTAGAACGCTGCTTCAACCGTCTCAAGCAGTGGCGCGGCATCGCGATGCGCTCGGACAAACTCGCCCGCAACTACCGAGCCGCCGTCAGCCTCGCCGCGGCGCTGATCTGGATCAAGACCGATCTCCGCTGAGCGCTTCGCGCTCCTGCAGCGTGCGCTCAAGCTGTCCCACCGTCGGCGCACCCGCAAAGCCGCGCTCGGTCAGATAGACCCTGCACGCCAAGTCGGCAGTGTTCCCCTGGGACGGGAACAAGTCCTGACCGTCCAGAAGAATCGTGGGCGAGCCCGCGAAACCAGAGCTCACCGCCTCAGCCTCGGTGCGGATCAACACGAACTCCACCGGAACATCGCCCCGTCCGATCGAGTCGAGCACCAGCCGTACTCGATCGCCCGCCTCCTGCCAATTCGGGCAATCCTCGATATGCAGCACCTGGATCTTCACACGCCCATTCTCCCGCGCAACTCGCGGCGGCTGGCCACCCCGCACCTTCTTGATCAACACGCCCTAGGCAACGACCGGAGCGTTCCCGCGCAGTAGTGTCATCGCAACCGAAGCACGTAAGAAGATCTCATGCCGCAGGGACTCTGGGTATCGTCGTCGTATGCGCCCACCGTTCATGAAGACCCCGGAGCAACTCGAATCTCTCGACGG
The DNA window shown above is from Microbacterium laevaniformans and carries:
- a CDS encoding ester cyclase, with protein sequence MQIRDYRRYLAAVNARNWNVAAEHVAHEVSVNGELIDGATYVGNLRRLAATHPDHRWEITDLLCNGDRLAARLTTTCSEGQGFELAHYRWANRRIVEVWTIGTEPVVQPHEHVIGEGE
- a CDS encoding class I SAM-dependent methyltransferase, with protein sequence MSDPASFYTGLVAEVYSALKAETFDPSRYADFVRSHGEPALEVGCGAGQPMLQLVSEGLDVDGVDSSPDMIEQARLAAGTQGLDVRLHVARMEEMDLGRSYRSVYLAGPTFELLPHDDAALRALKSFRRHLATDGTIMVPLWVAGPTPREQFGVARETIDHRGDLLRYTPVSEDYNQNARTRRTTVTYERVPRSGPPQRADREWVIHWQTRQTITALASRAGLTVRSVEPSDTAAEGEPGEEFTVYLTHSPSS
- a CDS encoding TetR/AcrR family transcriptional regulator, with product MAGTRMSDRETERRMLDAAVALVHEQGISTGLESIPFDEVVRQAGVSRTSAYRRWPKRDHFYGDVLLELAGGTTLPAPEASIVGPAADVVLEHAARLGSPEGHRDLVVELLRVSIGADYRVVSTSPQWRTFTVLLASHQGITDPQVRDEVTAALASAERRVTDARARAYAQFTGLLGYRLVAPLAGPDGFELMSRAAGATMSGLLTRLTLGENATDTPRPMRAFGSTQPAQWDSAVYMVASTVLAYIEPDPGVQWTHTRVDDLVTALTNYVSSV
- a CDS encoding flavodoxin domain-containing protein gives rise to the protein MEVLLVVESWFGNTRTIADAIAQGLSQQGGRVQMLNVEDALAEVPAGVDLVVLGAPTHNRGLSTTATRQKAIAAGAKHGATGAQEWVDTVQLRDGVKVAVFDTVTSKSWFSGSAAKAAARTLARRGLAAAAETKSFTVRGLKGPLRPGQVNAAQSWGQHLARQ
- a CDS encoding antibiotic biosynthesis monooxygenase; protein product: MPNPVTFVNIIDVEPEQQQAVIDILKEGSEKVISHRPGFISVTIIASADQRRVINIARWHSADDVRATQADPAAAEYAQRTAAIAQAHPGLYATVAEYTARA
- a CDS encoding IS481 family transposase, with translation MRHRNAALTPRHRLRVARLVIEEGWPISEVAARFQVSWLTVKRWVDRYLAGEPMQDRSSRPKSSPNKTSKKTTKRCVSLRMRLREGPVQLAARLGIAPATVHRILTTARMNRLSYVDLATGEPIRRYEHDHPGSLVHVEKLGNIPDGGGWRYVGRRQGSRNRAVTPGKPKNKWRNPKLGYAFVHTIIDDHSRVAYTEVHNDESAVTAVGVLHRAVEWFADRGVAIERILSDNGGAYRSHLWRDTCEALSITPKRTRPYRPQTNGKAERFHRTMADGWAYARCYTSENERRDALADWLHEYNQHRPHTACGGQPPFSRLINVPGQYN
- a CDS encoding TfoX/Sxy family protein — translated: MTAQKDLVERVRDALRARNPREVSMFGGVSFMVEDRMVVAARREGTLLLRIDPTDAEDLLARPGAHPALMGADRPMGDGWICVEQAALQGPGLESWLEPALTFHAAQGAE
- a CDS encoding winged helix-turn-helix transcriptional regulator; the protein is MALLGVKMVLDTFKQALDKVKGVQVKSYGQLCSIARALDVVGDRWTLLIVRELLIGGALRFGEVQRGLPGVATNLLTQRLRDLETNGVVAREPAPGTPGTPTYRLTERGRALDGVLRELLKWGAPTVPDAPSDAIFQMHWLSQPARFLLADHRPDEPPILIRFGTFDDGFDLTAADGTITVDPCQRDVSPLAGVTGPGPVLVALLQGAMPLPAAIAQGVDVTGDAAALTRVLPAPQASTNVPGQYN
- a CDS encoding IS5 family transposase (programmed frameshift) yields the protein MEPLMPTVTGRSRPWTDHRLAIEGMAWKYRTGAPWRDVPERFGKWNSIYKRFNRWAGDGTWQKLLTEVQKQADAAGEIDWVVSIDSTIARVHQHGATLARDTGAVPNHKNPWSEPPDHGIGRSRGGLTTKLHLVCDGRGRPLSMMITAGNINDTTMMSAVLENIRVPRDGKGRPRTRPDRVLADKGYPSRANRAWLRDRRIAATIPERDDQIAHRRKKPGRPIAFGDKQKERYKGRNVVERCFNRLKQWRGIAMRSDKLARNYRAAVSLAAALIWIKTDLR